The sequence CACTGAAACAGTTTAGCATAACTCAAGTTGATACCCTTCACTTTTCAACTTGGCAGTGAAAGCTTCAAAATTgtttgaaaagttaaaaaatagcTTCTTGGCAGTAAAGCTTCAAAGAAAATGCTGTTAACTGTGAGCAAGAAGACtaatcattttttaaaaaatgatcaAAAAGTTATGAagtattttcacttttcttgcTAAAGAAAGCTCCAAACAGTTGGCTTAGACAGAAACACACTCAGGTGAAAAAGTGCCAGAATTTTTGATAAGAGCCCTTTTTTAATGTTCTTGAATTTGTTTTGTGAAGTAGTTaaaggaagcaaaaggaaatatACTCCCAGAGTCAGTGAACTAAGAAGTTATACATTCATTATTCAAATACTTAGGTTATGAAGAAGTCTAGATTGTTACAGTTAGAGGTAGATAAGTAGTCTGGTTGACATAATATCTAATAATTTAGTATCTGCACATCAAAGAGATCACAGACTCCTTCATTATCATCCAGGTTAAAGTTGTAGTCATCTCCGGGAGTAGGAGAGAGTCGTAAGAGAGGAAAAACTGTAAAGCAGGAACAGTttagtttaaattaaaacactTGGAAAATCAGCCCTATCACATTTCAGTATGTCTGTCACAAGGGTTAGtcttaataattaaaataatcttgATAATCTGACAAGCTCACTGAGACACATACCATGAAAACCTGTACTGCATTCAAACCAAGGCAGTAAGTGATCTATCTGCCATTTTTGGCTTGGTATTTTAGGTCAGTTTGCTGAAGTGGAGTGATAGCTGTGGAATATGGGTTTAATTTCTTCTGCAATGGAGTTCCTGAGGAGCTTTTGAAAACTTTAACCATCAAGCcataatttatatttctttatcTATATCCCTGCTCTAGAAGCACAGTCTCTTTCCATGTTAACCACATACTGGCACGTTCACAGAATCCCATCTTGCCCCTTGGCTCTTACAACCACATCTCTTTCTGGATGAGCCCAGAAGTGGTCTGCTTGAGGGGCAGATATTATTACAGGCCTTAAAGAATACAGGGCAAAAGGAGCAAAAGCAAGTTGAGTTGACCTCTTTGCCTGCCAAATCAGTGAGAGTGGCAGAGAGGTAGGAGCACATGAATTCTGTAGTAGCTGTGGTTCAGTGCTGCACTCATGGCCAAAGACGTGCAAGAACAGAAATGGGTGACACTTGTTCTGTTAGTGTACCTCAGATGGACATGTATCAGTCTGCATCCAGAAGTATATTCTGAAGTACTTATTCAAAGCACAAAGCTTTAGGCAGAATAGAATTAAACCAGATTTATATTTTAAGGCAGCACACTAGTCATCagcttgttctttctttttccctaaaTTAAGTACTGGTGGGTTATTCATGCAAGTAAGTGCTTTTGGATTaaggttttcctgttttgtCTGTTAAATAAAACTTGCAGGGAATAGAAAGGGGAGCAAAGACGAGTGACAGAGGAGGCAACATGGGAAAGAAGTAGTTTCATACTGACTCTTGGCATCAGATTTAACAGATGCCTTCTAAGTGCTGTTCACACAAAAATCAGGCTGCTACTTGTGATTATTAGAAAAGATGCTACTTACCATCAGAAGACATGAGTTCATCAATAATATCTCCGCTGATATTTCCTGTGAAAGACAGGAGCACATGCTTTATGtatgtgggattttttaatatgtgtTTATAGCAGTCAAAACATTCTTTGCATTAAAACACTGAATTGACAAGTACACTATGGCTTGTGCAGTGTAGGAGCTGCAGAGAAAGTATGCCATGTACATGTAAAACATACTTATCTTTGTCTCCCTCAGTTTTTCCCCCAATACATTTTTCCGACTTAACTCTTTAAAACTCAAGAACTATATATATCATGGTGTACCATGAGGCTTATCTGGTGGCAAAGAAACTCAATTGTTCAAAATTAGTATGCTCCCCAGTGGCTTCATTAGAAGATAAAGAGAGAcctggttttttcctctgtgtaaCTCACTGGTAATTTGGTCACAAAGAAGGGCTCAGGGAACCAGGGAAATCTTTAAACAGGAACTACTGCTTCCTACCTGCAGGCTCCTCCATCTTTGCAATGTCAAATGAGTTTGGCTTGAGAATGCAGTTGACATCCAGAGGCAGCAGGCTCTGGTAGTCACTGGAGCTGGCTGAGGCTTGGGCACTGTCTCCAGACAGGCTGGGATAGAGCTCTGGCTCCGGAAGGCTGGAATAAGGGGcggcaggggctgtgctgtcctgctgggcgCTGCCATCTACACGGACAGGAAAGCATGTTAAAGTCTGTTACAGTGAAACAACACGCAGCACCTGCCCCCAGCTTTGTCTTTTGAGGGAGAACATGGCCAATGTCTGAGATCACGTGAGAGGAGTCTTCCCCTTCTACAGTCACAGTCACAATTTAATTAATTGTCAATTAATTGAAGGTCAATTAAAGGTCAGTGAAGCTAATCAGGACCCCTCAGGAATGCAGTTGTAATACAGCATTTTCTTAAATCTTTTCCTATTACCTATTAATTTACTATTACTGTGAAAAAAGTACCTGATATTCAGGCAGCCTCTTGCTGTGGCTATGTGGAAGAAGGTAAGTGACCTTGTGGTACAATAGCTGGAACTGGTGCCTGCATTATCAATCTTATTAAACGGTACGCGTTCAAATCATATCTTCCTCCATCAAGAGGTTTGCAATTTTGCTTCATAATGCACTCTGGAGAAGCACCTCAGAATAATTAACAGGATTACATCCAAAACCTGTTCAGTGTAAGATGGTAAGGTGTGAGGGAAGCATCTCTTTCATCAGACAGAAGAGGTGTCTGTAACCTCCTGAGAGCTGTTACAAAGGCCCTGGAGTAGTTTTTTAATGGACAGCTGCTATCCTATGTAAATTCTTGATCTTTGTCTACCACCTTTcttaacactttttttccctccagctgCCTTCCTCCCCCACCCACCAGAGATAGGAAAACCCCGGGATCCACCTGATGGTGTGtcggcagctgctgctggtggcaacTCCTGCCCTTGGTTCAGCTCACGTTGTTCTGGGGGAtttggaggagctgcagctggtttGAGTGGAGtcactggagctgcaggctgagacGGGGGCTGTGCAAGGTCATCAGGTGGAGGAACTGGAAACACCGTGGGCTTGGAGGAGCTTGATTCTTTGTTTATAAGCAGCACATGGATAGGTCCTGAACTACTTTTAAGATTGATCTGGTATTTATTCTGTCCATTCTGTCCCTGTAAAAATGGTGTATTATGAAAGTTAGTGTTCTTTGAGAACTTGGAACTCTACAAAGTGATGAAGACTAAGATCAGCTGTTTTAGTCctcaacaaaaagaaaaaaacaacaaaatccaaCATCACAGCTGCTAACGTGGGTCCTGCAGAGAACCTTACCATTGCCTGAACTGATTCAGCAGAGATGGACAAAGACAGTACCACTGATCAGCTTCATGGCTCTAGCCTTGAATGCTTTTACTGATATTAAGACTGTGCTCAGCCTCGCTAAAAATAGCTTGTGAAACTTCTCAAGTGAATTTCAGCCTTCTATAAGCACAGTGGCTATCACGCTTCCTACCATGCTCTCTCCCAGCTATGTAAACACTATTTAAAATCAAGCactgcaacaacaacaaaaaaagttaGAGATGGACAGAAGTAAGTAATTTGGCCTCCTACTTTAATCTTGCCAATTTAATCCTTTTGGCTAAAGTGAGATTGCAGTCTGTTTCTCTATCCAGTCTAGTACCATGAGACTAAAtctaaattatattaaaactaaatCAAAAAGGCGTTTTTCATAAAGAGATCCATTTTAACAATATAACAGAGAAACCTGACACATAAAAGTCACTGAGTTCTCAAGAGAATTCATAACAACTATGCATTATTTTGAAAGCtgcaacattttaaaagtaagagagaagaagaaaccCACTtgtgtattttggttttaatagAAGGCAGGGTTACCATTAGTCTATCTAAGTGTACAAAACTCACTTTTCTCTGTCTGGCCTCCCTCTTCTCAACTTAAACAATGCTACTCCTTTCTCCCCTCCTCTTGGACATGGATAGAGATAAATCCTCTGCTCTGAAACAACTCTTCTTTGCCACTATTGCTCTAGAACACTTAGGTAAATGAGAAACCAGTACATACCATTTCAGGTCTAGGTACTTCTAATTGTGTACCACAAGGTGCTTGAATTGCTAGAAGTGTATCTCCTGGTTAAACAGCAATTTTAAAGAAAGTGTTAAGTGTATTTTTCTTAAGTCTTGTATAAGTATCCACTCAAATGAGATCTGGAAATTGTGTAAGGTCACCTAAAGTACTGTGTTATTCAGCATATGTAAACTTGTGGTAGGACATGTGCAGCCCCTCTAAGATCCAAGTACATTGCATAGTATAAATCAGGGAATTCCAACACTAAGATCATAGTTGTAAAAACCCTTTCTCACAACAGTGCAAGATTTACCATATTCTTTACCCATTTGTCTTCTAGTTGTATATATAACAAAAGGTGAAAATATTTAACTAGTTCCTTTTTTCACAGAACCaaagaatcatttaggctggaaaagacctccaagatcattgagtccaacctttgactgatcaccaccttgtcaactagaccaCAGCACTAAGTGTCACGTCCAGTTGTTCCTTGAATACCTCCATGGATAGCGactccaccaccttcctggGTAGCCTGATTCAATGCTTAATCAGCGTTTCTTGAAAAAATTTTTCCTGttgtccaacctgaacctccctggtgcaacttgaggccatatgctcttgtcctatcactggttgcctgggagaagagactgacccccacctggctacagcctcctttcaggtcCTTGTAGACAGTGATAAGGTCTCCCTTGAACCTCCTTTTCACCAGGgtaaacaaccccagctccctcagccactcctcatacaACTTCAGCTAAACCAGCCCTCTGACCTAGCTCAGTTTATGACTTTGATGACTGGTGGTACTACAGAGATTtaacaaaaggaagaagaggtgtTAATGTTCATCTTCAGTGCCAGTACTTCCAAATATCTAAGCTCATGGCTTCCACAGCACATACAACTGGTATCCAACAGCTGTCTGTCACACTCACCTGTGGCTTACTATGCACATGAAAATGTGTTGGTTAAAATTAGGGGACCACACTGACatgcacagcactggcacaaTACTGCAGGTTACTTGCTTACCTGCACATGATTTCCTCTTTGTTCATAACTAATTTGGAGTaacacttttctttctctgcttcctAGGAAACACTTAGGTGAAGTACTATGTGAGCATTGTGCCAACTGCCTCCATGTTTTGTAATGACTAACACCTTTTCAGTAACAGGCCATTTTTGTTAAATTCTGCAGTAGTTTTCTAAtcttgtgtttttattttaaagaagtcTTCCTTGTGGCAAAGAAAAGACAGTTTTGAGCCTAGCTGGAGGCTGAACAACAATCTTCCCTTGGGTGCCCCAGGATCAGGAGATGATGTCAAGGGAAGTAACCTCTGCCAGCACTTCCCGGCAATTTCTTCCAACCACCTGTACAGGAATCCTTTAGATTTAGTAGCAATGTCCCATCATTGACCTTCTGCTGGCTTATTTATACACCATCACAAGCTCTGTCTGGCCACAGTTGCTACCAGAAAATGATGTAAAATTTAGATCTTCCTGGTTCTTCTGGAGGATTGGACCAACAAGTCCTGTCTCTGGTCCCATTAATGGCCCATGGCAAGCTGCTGAAAAGTATGAATaccaaaaaagaaaccaaaaaccagGACTCCAGCTGAGCTTCCATTCTATTCAATCTATGACTACAATTAGAAAATGCCAGAACTTGGTAGCCATGAATATTATAAGACTTCAACCTAGTAATGATCACTACTGAGTATTTCTTAATTCAAAATACTTGCAGGAAAAAAGCGAGTTAGTTAGCaagttattttttaagaaatcgCTCACTTTAGAAATACAGTCTAGCAGCAACTTACCATGGAAGCAGTTGCAGATATCTTCATGGGTGACAtatgaaaatgtaatttatgtcaaggaacatttttcttaaaacaataTAAAACTAGTATTTGTTGCCCTTCAGAAGTTAATCCAAACTAAGTCTAAACTATAGCATTATTACAGGTTAGAGGATTATTGTTAGAGGTGTAATCAAGGCATTATTTTTGACTTTCAGAATGGCTCATTACAAATAACAAGAGttctgtgttttaaagaaaatatatcagcaaataaaatacagaaagaaaaatagttgtGTAGCTTGaacaagaaaagatttttctgaaaaagaagaaCATGTAAAATCTTGTTTTGAAGAATACCATTTACCTTGCTAATTTGACAACACAGAATTCAGGTACGTATCAGCATTTCCCAGAATCACACAAAAATACTGCTAGAGGGAACTTCAGAGCTCATCTACCATCCTCTGCCTCAGGGTAGGATCAATCCACTGTTCAGACATTCCAGACAGATGTTTGTCTTTCCTCTTCTGCAAAACCTCCAGTGACAGATATTCCACCACCTTCCTGGCAGATCAATTCCAGTGTCCGCTCTACCAGAAGTTTTTCCTCAACTATAACTTCAGTCTCCTTTGCTACATACAAAATCCATTTTACAGAAACAGTTTCTGAACAGAAACTCCAGTAATTTTTAAGTACTTATCAGTAGTATTATAGATAGGAAGGGCACTTTACTGCTGCCATTCTCAGGTGTCTGTTTTGCAAGACAGCTAGA comes from Zonotrichia leucophrys gambelii isolate GWCS_2022_RI chromosome 2, RI_Zleu_2.0, whole genome shotgun sequence and encodes:
- the E2F5 gene encoding transcription factor E2F5 isoform X2, with amino-acid sequence MDDSTNHQFSYVTHEDICNCFHGDTLLAIQAPCGTQLEVPRPEMGQNGQNKYQINLKSSSGPIHVLLINKESSSSKPTVFPVPPPDDLAQPPSQPAAPVTPLKPAAAPPNPPEQRELNQGQELPPAAAADTPSDGSAQQDSTAPAAPYSSLPEPELYPSLSGDSAQASASSSDYQSLLPLDVNCILKPNSFDIAKMEEPAGNISGDIIDELMSSDVFPLLRLSPTPGDDYNFNLDDNEGVCDLFDVQILNY
- the E2F5 gene encoding transcription factor E2F5 isoform X1 — its product is MAAAAEAAGGGSSRHEKSLGLLTTKFVSLLQEAKDGVLDLKAAADTLAVRQKRRIYDITNVLEGIDLIEKKSKNSIQWKGVGAGCNTKEVIDRLRYLEAEIEDLELKEKELDQQKLWLQQSIKNVMDDSTNHQFSYVTHEDICNCFHGDTLLAIQAPCGTQLEVPRPEMGQNGQNKYQINLKSSSGPIHVLLINKESSSSKPTVFPVPPPDDLAQPPSQPAAPVTPLKPAAAPPNPPEQRELNQGQELPPAAAADTPSDGSAQQDSTAPAAPYSSLPEPELYPSLSGDSAQASASSSDYQSLLPLDVNCILKPNSFDIAKMEEPAGNISGDIIDELMSSDVFPLLRLSPTPGDDYNFNLDDNEGVCDLFDVQILNY